The following proteins come from a genomic window of Synechococcus sp. NB0720_010:
- a CDS encoding 5-formyltetrahydrofolate cyclo-ligase: protein MEGQKGPLRQTFKQRRLNLHASCAPRLQAQAIQHLPGLLPEGRLLGLYWPLPGEVDLLCLADLPSLSGRIALPCIAGGRLQYRRWRPGDPTAADETGIPAPSDAASVLEAEQLGLLLAPALAFDQSGIRLGYGGGWFDRLRQSSPWRDIPALAVVTSGCLVEHLPAEAWDVPFPGWLDEEGVHWRPGLQPVEQP, encoded by the coding sequence ATGGAGGGTCAGAAAGGGCCCTTACGCCAAACCTTCAAACAGCGGCGGCTGAACCTGCACGCCAGCTGCGCCCCCCGGCTTCAGGCCCAGGCGATCCAGCACCTACCCGGCCTGCTTCCCGAAGGACGCCTGCTCGGGCTGTACTGGCCCTTGCCCGGAGAGGTGGACCTGCTGTGCCTCGCTGATCTTCCGTCGCTCAGCGGCCGGATCGCCCTGCCCTGCATCGCCGGGGGCCGTTTGCAGTACCGGCGTTGGCGTCCCGGTGATCCCACCGCAGCGGATGAGACCGGGATCCCCGCCCCCAGCGACGCAGCTTCAGTCCTGGAGGCGGAACAACTTGGACTCCTGCTGGCCCCTGCCCTGGCCTTCGATCAATCCGGGATCCGCCTGGGCTACGGCGGTGGCTGGTTTGACCGATTGAGGCAGTCCTCCCCCTGGAGGGACATCCCAGCCCTGGCGGTGGTTACGAGCGGATGCCTGGTGGAGCACCTCCCCGCTGAGGCCTGGGATGTGCCCTTCCCAGGCTGGCTGGATGAGGAGGGGGTGCACTGGCGGCCTGGGTTGCAACCTGTTGAGCAACCGTGA
- the ruvC gene encoding crossover junction endodeoxyribonuclease RuvC → MRILGIDPGLARVGYGVIDVEEGPGGAQTMLDCGIIRTDPGRSDGERMVEIAKDLRVLIRNWEPDLAAVEKFFFYRSSTTISVVQARGVLMMTLARFSIPVVEFPPMQIKLALAGHGHADKDDVLDAVMRELNLETPPRPDDAADALAVALTGWFQR, encoded by the coding sequence TTGCGAATCCTCGGCATCGATCCCGGCCTGGCTCGCGTGGGCTACGGAGTGATTGATGTCGAGGAGGGTCCTGGCGGGGCCCAAACCATGCTCGATTGCGGGATCATCCGCACCGACCCGGGCCGCAGTGATGGCGAGCGGATGGTGGAAATCGCGAAGGATCTACGGGTCCTGATCCGCAACTGGGAGCCTGATCTAGCGGCGGTGGAGAAGTTTTTCTTCTACCGCTCCAGCACCACGATCTCGGTGGTGCAAGCCCGGGGGGTGCTGATGATGACCCTGGCCCGCTTCAGCATCCCGGTGGTGGAGTTCCCGCCCATGCAGATCAAGTTGGCCTTGGCCGGCCACGGCCATGCCGACAAGGACGATGTGCTCGATGCGGTGATGCGAGAGCTCAACCTCGAGACCCCGCCGCGGCCCGATGATGCCGCCGATGCCCTGGCGGTCGCGCTCACCGGCTGGTTTCAGCGCTGA
- a CDS encoding SufE family protein: MATGSQKLDQIVDRLKGTADPKRRYEYVLWLAKKLEPLPEEFRNDVFKVKGCVSQVYVVGQLVDGKLHWQGDSDAAITKGLLALLIEGTEGLDPSAIAGIDPAFLSETGLQASLTPSRANGFLNIFKMMQAQASALSSAD, translated from the coding sequence ATGGCCACCGGCAGCCAGAAGCTCGATCAAATCGTTGACCGCCTCAAAGGCACGGCCGACCCCAAGCGCCGCTACGAATACGTGCTCTGGCTCGCCAAGAAGTTGGAGCCCCTTCCGGAGGAGTTCCGCAACGACGTCTTCAAGGTCAAGGGCTGCGTCTCACAGGTGTACGTGGTCGGTCAGCTCGTGGATGGAAAACTCCACTGGCAGGGCGATTCCGATGCCGCCATCACCAAAGGCCTCCTCGCTCTATTGATTGAGGGCACCGAGGGCCTGGATCCCTCGGCCATCGCCGGCATTGACCCGGCCTTCTTGAGTGAAACGGGTCTGCAGGCCAGCCTGACCCCCTCGCGGGCCAATGGCTTTCTCAACATCTTCAAGATGATGCAGGCCCAGGCCAGCGCCCTCAGCTCAGCCGACTAG
- a CDS encoding homoserine dehydrogenase — translation MTIGIGLLGLGTVGAGVAEILQTPDGRHPLVGELALKRVAVRDLNRPRPIDLPSDILCTDPEAVVQDPAVDIVVEVMGGLEPARSLILAAIAAGKPVVTANKAVIARHGEEIAAAAAEQGVYVLIEAAVGGGIPIIEPLKQSLGGNRIQRVSGIINGTTNYILSRMADEGAAYAEVLADAQRLGYAEADPAADVGGGDAADKIAILSGLAYGGPIERAAIPTEGIDRLDGCDVTYAEQLGYVVKLVAQAQNLGTASDGTVQLDVRVSPTLLPKDHPLAGVHGVNNAILVEGDPVGRVMFYGPGAGSGPTASAVVADILNIAGIRAATGNSGGLDPLLAASRWRNCALVDAGETLQRHYVRLQTGDEAGVIGRIGSCFGEQGVSIRSIVQFETTGDAADAEIVVITHVVKQQHFAAALAAIKALPEVKAVAACLPTL, via the coding sequence ATGACCATCGGCATCGGCTTGCTCGGGCTCGGCACTGTGGGAGCAGGCGTTGCGGAAATCCTGCAGACCCCTGACGGTCGCCATCCACTGGTGGGAGAACTGGCTCTGAAACGGGTCGCCGTAAGGGATCTGAACCGCCCTCGGCCCATCGATCTCCCCAGCGACATCCTCTGCACCGACCCTGAAGCGGTGGTCCAGGACCCCGCGGTCGACATCGTCGTTGAGGTCATGGGCGGCCTCGAGCCCGCCCGCAGCCTGATCCTGGCGGCGATTGCAGCTGGCAAACCCGTAGTCACCGCAAACAAAGCGGTCATTGCCCGCCATGGCGAAGAAATTGCGGCTGCGGCCGCCGAACAAGGGGTTTATGTGCTGATCGAAGCCGCCGTTGGCGGCGGGATCCCGATCATCGAACCCCTCAAGCAATCCCTAGGGGGCAACCGCATCCAACGGGTGAGCGGGATCATCAATGGCACCACCAACTACATCCTCAGCCGCATGGCCGATGAGGGTGCGGCCTATGCCGAGGTGCTCGCTGATGCCCAACGGCTGGGCTATGCCGAGGCCGATCCCGCTGCCGATGTGGGTGGTGGCGATGCCGCCGACAAGATCGCCATCCTCTCGGGCCTGGCCTATGGCGGACCGATCGAGCGCGCGGCTATTCCAACCGAAGGCATCGATCGCCTGGATGGCTGCGATGTGACCTACGCCGAGCAACTGGGCTACGTCGTGAAACTGGTGGCCCAAGCCCAGAATCTGGGCACCGCCAGCGATGGCACCGTGCAGCTGGATGTACGCGTCAGCCCCACCCTGCTGCCGAAGGATCACCCCCTCGCCGGGGTGCATGGCGTGAACAACGCCATCCTGGTGGAAGGCGACCCGGTGGGTCGTGTGATGTTCTACGGCCCTGGAGCCGGATCCGGGCCCACCGCCTCCGCCGTGGTGGCTGACATCTTGAACATTGCCGGGATCCGGGCGGCCACCGGCAACAGCGGCGGACTCGACCCGCTGCTGGCGGCCAGCCGTTGGCGCAATTGCGCCCTGGTGGATGCGGGCGAGACCCTGCAGCGTCACTACGTGCGTCTGCAAACCGGTGATGAAGCCGGAGTGATCGGCCGCATTGGCAGCTGCTTTGGCGAGCAAGGGGTCTCGATCCGCTCCATCGTCCAGTTCGAAACCACCGGGGATGCGGCCGACGCCGAGATCGTGGTGATCACCCATGTGGTGAAGCAGCAGCACTTCGCGGCGGCACTCGCCGCCATCAAGGCCCTACCAGAGGTGAAAGCCGTGGCC
- a CDS encoding serine hydrolase, translating into MGAGRSQRSNRSSWGAPLRLVLRLLVMGLGLGVIAGTGLKLLAPKLGQGAAQVAKPQSLLAPPGRPLPRGLDLGRFEPRLELTALSKRWAQLAAQYKDLTVSGYLLVLDDGRFAELSPQRPLPAASSIKTPILLVALEDLDAGKLRWDERLPMTKEVVGGGAGWMANKPVGTTFPFWEAANEMIRVSDNTATNLLIKRVGGKAVINARFQALGLSSTVVNNWLPDLDGTNTTSAYDLARSIALVDTGEKLSPRARDLFREVMGRSRTNTLLPLGMLMGLGGDSATPDSELMAHGVTVYNKTGDIGIAYADAGLIELPDGKRAVAAFMVKGPFNDPRSTNLIRAMAGEISKNLVRKPAPAPAKPKKTTA; encoded by the coding sequence GTGGGCGCAGGTCGGTCACAACGTTCAAACCGCTCCAGCTGGGGAGCACCGCTGCGCTTGGTCCTCCGTCTCCTGGTGATGGGGCTGGGGCTGGGGGTGATTGCCGGAACCGGCCTGAAACTGCTGGCTCCAAAACTGGGGCAAGGGGCGGCCCAAGTCGCCAAACCCCAATCGCTGCTCGCACCCCCAGGACGGCCGCTTCCTCGCGGCCTGGATCTCGGCCGCTTTGAGCCAAGGCTCGAGCTGACCGCCCTGAGCAAGCGCTGGGCCCAACTCGCCGCGCAATACAAGGACCTGACCGTCAGCGGCTATCTGCTGGTGCTCGATGACGGCCGCTTTGCCGAGCTCTCCCCACAACGGCCCCTGCCCGCCGCCAGCTCCATCAAGACCCCAATCCTGCTGGTGGCTCTTGAGGATCTCGATGCCGGGAAACTGCGCTGGGACGAACGGCTACCGATGACCAAAGAGGTGGTCGGCGGCGGCGCGGGCTGGATGGCGAACAAGCCCGTCGGCACCACCTTTCCCTTCTGGGAAGCGGCCAACGAAATGATCCGCGTCAGCGACAACACGGCCACCAACCTCTTGATCAAACGGGTGGGCGGCAAAGCCGTCATCAACGCCCGCTTCCAGGCCCTGGGGCTCAGCAGCACCGTCGTCAACAACTGGCTGCCGGACCTCGACGGCACCAACACCACCAGCGCCTACGACCTCGCCCGCTCCATCGCCCTGGTGGATACGGGCGAAAAACTCAGCCCGCGGGCCCGCGATCTCTTCCGTGAGGTCATGGGCCGCTCCCGCACCAACACCCTCCTGCCCCTTGGGATGTTGATGGGCCTTGGGGGAGATTCGGCGACCCCCGACAGCGAGCTGATGGCCCACGGGGTGACCGTCTACAACAAGACCGGTGACATCGGCATTGCCTACGCCGATGCGGGCCTGATCGAATTGCCCGACGGCAAACGGGCCGTGGCCGCCTTCATGGTCAAGGGGCCGTTCAACGACCCGCGCTCCACCAACTTGATCCGGGCCATGGCGGGGGAGATCTCCAAAAACCTGGTGCGCAAACCAGCGCCTGCGCCTGCCAAGCCAAAGAAAACCACCGCCTGA
- a CDS encoding DUF3370 domain-containing protein, which translates to MLPVLLAASPQAAPILRPQQVHPLPGSLDAVLMLNDNNPELISGPGILLSTFADPRHSDAHLDLPLNGRFDLFSHHVYAGTPEKPDSTIWLAVVAQPRGEQAVELSLLSGSTALSQSTDGREPQAPFLPLPERMRQDGSTYAGPGSRVATELLLRQRNPNLPKRWTLRPGSPTTLLLLPIPVQGLDPLLNGRNLQLRLQASGAISVATLAAFGNGNEPPNQQALAQILSSGVLSPKEHKPTPRGARGRMVYSRVSGVQIGSTWSATVSDPGKSCLSTTSAPISWPIASLERGRLGTGQVQTAELKAHYPGTAWAAHGNYGVAYDIRIPLCNRSKSPAALAVALESPLKTDKAVGGLQFNSRPSRSVMFRGTVELNGLDGQPSRQSFHLVQRAGQQGPELGRISLTPGETRELRVRLIYPADATPPQVLSLLPVKQSPAPPDSRQP; encoded by the coding sequence ATGCTTCCTGTCCTTCTGGCGGCAAGCCCCCAAGCGGCACCCATCCTTCGCCCGCAACAGGTCCACCCCCTGCCGGGGAGCCTCGATGCGGTGTTGATGCTCAACGACAACAATCCCGAGTTGATCAGTGGGCCAGGGATCCTGCTCTCGACCTTCGCCGACCCGAGGCACAGCGACGCCCACCTGGATCTGCCGTTGAACGGTCGCTTCGACCTCTTTAGCCACCACGTCTATGCGGGCACCCCAGAGAAACCGGACTCGACCATCTGGCTGGCGGTGGTGGCCCAACCCAGAGGCGAGCAAGCGGTTGAGCTCTCGCTCTTGAGTGGCTCCACCGCCCTCTCCCAATCCACGGACGGACGCGAACCCCAGGCGCCCTTCCTGCCCCTACCGGAGCGGATGCGGCAGGACGGCTCCACCTACGCAGGCCCTGGAAGCCGGGTGGCCACGGAACTGCTGCTGCGCCAACGCAACCCCAACCTGCCGAAACGCTGGACATTGCGCCCGGGGTCCCCCACCACCCTGCTGCTGCTGCCGATTCCGGTGCAGGGACTCGATCCACTGCTGAATGGCCGCAATCTGCAACTGCGGCTCCAGGCCAGCGGTGCGATCAGCGTCGCCACCCTGGCGGCCTTCGGGAACGGAAACGAGCCGCCAAACCAGCAGGCACTCGCACAAATTCTGAGCTCGGGCGTATTGAGCCCCAAGGAGCACAAACCCACCCCAAGGGGCGCCCGGGGGCGCATGGTCTATTCCCGCGTCAGCGGCGTGCAAATCGGGAGTACCTGGAGCGCCACCGTGAGCGATCCGGGCAAGAGCTGCCTCTCCACCACCTCGGCCCCCATCTCCTGGCCGATTGCCTCGCTGGAGCGTGGGCGCCTCGGAACCGGCCAGGTGCAGACCGCCGAGCTCAAGGCGCACTATCCGGGCACGGCCTGGGCCGCCCACGGCAACTACGGGGTCGCCTACGACATTCGGATTCCGCTCTGCAATCGCTCCAAGAGCCCCGCAGCGCTGGCCGTCGCCCTGGAGTCACCACTCAAGACCGATAAGGCCGTCGGCGGACTGCAGTTCAACAGCCGTCCATCGCGCTCCGTGATGTTTCGCGGCACGGTGGAACTCAACGGGCTCGACGGTCAACCCAGCCGCCAGAGCTTCCATCTGGTCCAGCGGGCGGGCCAGCAAGGTCCTGAACTGGGCCGCATCAGCCTGACGCCAGGGGAGACGCGGGAGCTGCGCGTGCGTCTGATCTACCCCGCCGATGCCACCCCGCCGCAGGTGCTCAGCCTGCTGCCTGTGAAACAATCGCCAGCACCGCCAGACAGCCGCCAGCCGTGA
- the bchI gene encoding magnesium chelatase ATPase subunit I, translating to MTQARKRRVFPFTAIVGQEEMKLALLLNVIDPRIGGVMIMGDRGTGKSTTIRALADLLPEIDVVAGDPYNSSSSDPDLQSSEVRQRAEQGEQLPTEKRQVPMVDLPLGATEDRLCGTIDIEKALSEGVRAFEPGLLAKANRGLLYVDEVNLLDDHLVDVLLDSAASGWNTVEREGVSVRHPARFVLIGSGNPEEGELRPQLLDRFGMSVEVRTVRDPELRVQVVDQRTAFDNDPDGFNNAVQGTQDGLQARVVEAQNRLPHVQIDDDLRIRISAICGELDVDGLRGDIVTNRAARALAAFEGRTEVTEDDVARVAACCLRHRLRKDPLEQIDSGDRVVKVFCKVFERPESSDKAAFELALAA from the coding sequence GTGACGCAAGCCCGCAAGCGCAGGGTCTTTCCCTTCACCGCCATCGTGGGTCAGGAGGAGATGAAGCTGGCCCTGCTGTTGAACGTGATCGACCCCCGCATCGGCGGGGTGATGATCATGGGAGACCGCGGCACCGGCAAGAGCACCACCATCCGCGCCCTGGCTGATCTGCTACCGGAGATCGACGTCGTCGCCGGCGACCCCTACAACAGCTCCTCCAGCGACCCTGACCTGCAGAGCAGCGAGGTGCGTCAGCGGGCCGAACAGGGTGAGCAACTACCCACCGAGAAGCGCCAGGTGCCCATGGTGGACCTGCCCCTGGGGGCCACCGAAGACCGCCTCTGCGGCACCATCGACATTGAAAAGGCCCTCAGCGAAGGTGTTCGCGCCTTTGAGCCCGGCCTGCTGGCGAAAGCCAACCGCGGCCTGCTCTACGTCGATGAGGTCAACCTGCTGGACGACCACCTGGTGGACGTGCTGCTCGACTCCGCCGCCTCCGGTTGGAACACCGTTGAGCGCGAGGGCGTGAGCGTTCGCCACCCTGCTCGCTTCGTCCTGATTGGCTCCGGCAACCCGGAAGAGGGTGAACTGCGTCCCCAGCTGCTGGACCGCTTCGGCATGAGCGTCGAGGTGCGCACCGTGCGCGACCCTGAACTGCGGGTGCAGGTGGTGGACCAACGCACCGCCTTTGACAACGACCCCGACGGCTTCAACAACGCCGTTCAGGGAACACAGGACGGCCTCCAGGCCCGTGTTGTTGAGGCGCAGAACCGTCTCCCTCACGTTCAAATCGACGACGACCTGCGCATTCGCATCTCCGCCATCTGCGGTGAGCTGGATGTGGATGGCCTGCGCGGCGACATCGTCACCAACCGGGCCGCCCGGGCCCTGGCCGCCTTCGAAGGGCGCACGGAAGTCACCGAAGACGACGTGGCCCGCGTGGCCGCCTGCTGCCTGCGCCACCGCCTGCGCAAGGACCCCCTCGAGCAGATCGACTCGGGCGATCGCGTGGTCAAGGTCTTCTGCAAGGTGTTTGAGCGCCCCGAAAGCAGCGACAAGGCCGCCTTCGAACTGGCCCTCGCCGCCTAA